Genomic window (Tardiphaga sp. vice304):
CGCCGTGCTGGTATTGCTGGTGGCGGGCGTTGCGAGCGTGGCGATCTGGCGCGGCTATGCGGGGGCACCCGAGCAGGACCGCGTCGTCACCGCTCGCGTCAACCAGGCCCGCGTCGCCCAGGCATCCGAACAATTGGTCGAAAAGACCAAGGGCCTCGAGGAAACCCAGCAGCAATCGATCGACCAGTTACAGCTGGTACAGGACCAGTTGCAGGTCATGACGAGATTGCTGACGGCGCAGCAATCCGAGACTCGCAAATTGAACGAACAGGTCGGTATGCTCACCAGCACGCTGGATAATCTGAGGCAATCCTTTGCGGCGATCCCGCCGGAAGCAAGCCAGCCTGAGGCCCGCGAACGGCCGCGCGCCAGAGCTCGCGGACCGGTTGCCAAGGGCCGCCAGAAAGCAACCGCACAACGCAAGCGCAACACGCGTAGTTAGATCGACCGCCGCGATCGTCGAGCACGACGACTGCGCGCTTTGATCCTTCGTCCTTCGTCAAATTCCGCTTGTCCGCGCGGGCCAGAAGCCTACGCTGCCGTGTCGGATGCTGCCCGCATCGTTCAGATGCCGGTCATCCCTCCCAAAGGGAGCGACACATGAAACACGCGACACTCGAAAACCACGATGCCCAGATCAGCCAGAAGCACGGCGCCACGACGCTGGCCACGTTGCGCAAGATCTACGGCAAGTTTTTCGCCGCCGGCCTGCTCGATACGGCGACGCTGGACGAGGTGCTGCCAAAGCTGAACGAGACCTCGCTGAGCCAGCTCCGTCGCGACTACGAGACCGGCCACCTCAACAAGAAGATATCCAAAGCGACACCTCCAGCAACATAGTCTCCCGCAAAAAATCTCTCTTGCATCGAACGCGGTTTCCGGGCGGCGCGACCAATTCCTGAAGCCGGCGGGATGCCTCGTCGGCGGCGAGGCCGGCGCCTCGTCGATCGGGAGGGACCGTCATGAGCGATTTCGCTTCCACCGCCAAACTGGCTCTTGCGAGCGCCCTCCTGCTGGGCGCGATGACGACATTCGGCCACGCCTACAGCGCAGAGCAGCAACGTCTATGCACCGGCGACGCCATGCGGCTTTGCAGTTCGGAAATTCCCTCGATCGACCGCATCACCGCCTGCATGGTGCAAAAGCGGGCATCGCTCAGTGCCGGCTGCAAGTCGGTGTTTCAGATTCCGACCACCGGTCGGTCGTCGATCCTGGCGGCGAGCACAGAGCCGTAACGCGCCGTCAGCGGCGGCGCGCCACGGCCACGCCGAGCAGGAACGCAACCAGCAGCGAGCCAAGCGGTGCTTCGCGGGCGATATTGGCAAGGATGCTCAGCGGCATGCCCGGCTTCTTGCCGGTTTCGATGGCGTCGCCGATCCGGTGCACGGTCTCCTTCACGGTGTCGGACACTTCGGCGAGGGTCGATTTCGGCTCGGGCACGGGATCGACGCCTTCGTAGATGTAGGGAGGGGTCGTGGCGTCGTTCGTCATGGCTGTCTCTCGCATTAGAGGTTCGAAGCCCAATCGGCCGGACGGCAAATGGTTCCCTGCCCTTCGAGCTAGGTGCGGTGTCGCATCCTTCAATGCCGACTATACTTGTTCGCGCATGTACCTGCTCGAATCGCTTCCCACCGTCATCGGCTTTGCCGCCGTGGCGCCAGCGCTGCTGGCGCTATGGCTGGTGATTGCCGCCGACGAGCGGCCGCGATCGCCGGCGCTGGTATGGGCCGCCTTCGGGCTCGGCGCGGCCAGTATCTCGATCCTGGGCTACGCCCGGGCCCTGTTCGCCGGCATCAGCGGCATGACCGACGATCCCGCGCTGGCCCTGCTGCTGCACGCCGTATTCGGGATCGCGGCCCCCGAGGAGACCGTCAAGATCGCCGTGATCCTGCTGGTCGCCAGCCGGCAGCGCCGCGCCGCCGACCCAATGGACGCCGTGGTCTACGGCGCCGCCGCAGGCCTCGGCTTCGCAGCCTACGAGAACCTCGTCTACCTCCTGCAATATCCCGAGATGTGGCGTTCGCTGGCGGTGCTGCGCAGCGTGCTGACGGTGCCGTTCCACGGCGCGCTCGGTATCATTGCCGGCGCCTATATCGGGATCGCCCGTGCCGGGCACGCGCTCGGCGCGCGCCGCCGCGATCGCCTGGCTTATTTTCGCAGCAGCGCACTGATCGTGCTGGCGCCATGGACGCTGCACGCCGCCTTCGACCTGCCGCTATTGGTGCTGCAGCAGAATCCGGAATTTGTCGGCCTGACCCGTCGGGCACTGGAGGGCGCCGGCATGATCGTCGGCTTCGGCACCATCGCCCTGGCGGCACGTCTGCTGCGCCGGATCGGTAACCACCATGCGACGCAAGGCGATGCGTCACGGCACCCGCTGCGGGTGACCTGGGCGCTGCTGATCGCCGGCGGCATTGCGGGCTTCGCCGGCATTTCGTTCCTGCTGTCGTCGCTGCGGCACTGGCTCAGCGAGCCCGACCGCAGCGTGACGATGCTGCTGGTGCCGCTCGGGCTGGCCTCGATCGGCTTAGGCCTCGTCCTGCTGCTGCTGGCGAGCGCCGCCTATGTGCTCGGCCGCGATCGGCTGCGCATCTTTCGATCCGCGCCGTGAAGTAATCTTTAATACGTCGCTGCGGCACGGTATATTATCCGCTTGTCCGGCACATCGTGGACGCCATCAGGAATTTTTCCATGACACTCCCCCCCGATCTCGACGCCCTGCAATCGAAGATGAGCGGCGCGGTGCGCGCGCACTGGAAGGCGTTCCTCATCGAGGGCATCGTGCTGGTCATTCTCGGCCTCGCCGCAATCCTGGTGCCGCCGATCGCCGGCATCGCCATCACCGTCATACTGGGCTGGATGTTCCTGATCTCCGGCGCGGCGGGCCTGGCCATGACGTTCTGGGCGCGCTCGTCGCCGGGTTTCTGGTGGTCGCTGGCTTCCGCAGTGCTCGGCATCGGCGCCGGCATGATCCTGCTGGCCAAGCCGGTGCAGGGCCTTTTGACGCTGACGCTGGTGGTCGGCGCCTACTTCATCGCCGAAGGTGTCACCACCATCATGTATGCGCTGCAGCACCGCCAGAAGCTGTCCGATCGCTGGAGCTGGATGGCGTTCTCCGGCGCAATGGATCTCTTAATCGCCTTCTTCATCATCTCCGGCCTGCCGGGCTCCGCGGAATGGGCGATCGGCCTGCTGGTCGGCATCAACATGGTGATCGGCGGCTCCTCGCTGATCGGCCTGGCGCTGGCCGCCCGCAACAAGGCGTGAGATCGTAGCCCGGATGACAATCCGGGGCCGGCGTTTCCCAACATCTGCTTTCCCGGATTTCGTCACCACGCCTGCGGCGCGCTGACTTCATCCGGGCTACGCCAGAAAAAAGGCGCCCGACCGGGCGCCTTTTCGCATTCTATGTCGCGATCGCTTACTTGGCGGCCGGATTGGCCGGCGCGGCGCCGGCGGGCGGGGTCGCTTCCAGCTTGGCGCGGGCTTCGGCCGCGCGCTTCTGCAATTCTTCCTGCAGCTTCTTCTGGGTTTCCTCGAACACCTTCGGATCGGTCGGCGGACCGTCATAGGCCTTGGCGAATTCCGCCAGCGGCAGCGGCAGCGTCAGCGGCGCGCCGTTCGAATTGATCGCCTGCACGATCAGGTTCTGGCCCTTCTTCAGATTGGCCAGCAATTCCGGGGTGACTTCGTAGTCCGACATGCAGCCATTGGCGAAACAGATCACGTACGGGCTCTGCGCCGGCGCGTTGGCGTCGATGATGACGCGGGTGCCGTGCACGAGTTGCATGCCGAGCGGCAGCGTCACGCGCAGGATCTTCTTCGGCTCGCCTTCAGGTTCGATGATGACCGCGGCAATCACCGGCTGGCCGGATTCGATGCGGCCGTCCTTGCCGGTAAAGCAGACCTGCTTGGCATTGGCGTCCTGGCCCTTGAGGCAGAACTTGGTCCAGGGCGCATAGATCAACTGCACCTGTTGCTCGGGGGTCGCGGGCGCGGCGGGCGCCTGGGCGGCGGGGGCCGGTGCGCCCTTGGGGGCGGCTTTCGGGGCCACTTTCGGGGCCGCCTTGGGAGCCGTGGCAGGCGGCGCGCCGGGCGCGGGCGCCTGGGCGAAAGCGTCGGGGGCCGGCACGGTCGCCGTCAGCGCGGTCGCCGCCAGCGTGGCGAAAACCCGCCGGCGCGGCAACACCGACGCAGCCAAGACACGGAAATTCATTGCGGAAAACCCTTTCTGAACGGTGGCGCCCGAATCCCGGAGGCGGGGCTTCATCTGACCCGTTGGCGGGTGTCTCGTTGCCAATTAAGGCAGATACGTGACCGGCCGCGCCGTCCTCGTCAATTGCACGCCTTCAATACAGCGGCGGGCGAAAAGATCAATGGCGACAACCGCATTTGCTGCATGACGGGGCCTGATTGATAGCAGCCATGCTAGAGTTCGGAAGTGAGCTGTCGCGAATCAAACCGGATCAAAGCTCAGGCGATTTGGCGCTGGCCGCGCGCGGCCGGCTTCGCTGTGGTTTGGTCCCTGCTGGCGGTCTGGACCATCGCACCACTGGCCGCCGAACCGCGCCACGCCATCGCGATGCACGGCGAACCGGCTCTGCCCGCAAACTTCACCGCGATGCCCTACGTCAATCCCGCAGCCCCCAAGGGCGGCCGGCTGGTCTACGGCGTGCACGGCACCTTCGACAGCCTCAACCCCTTCATCGTCCGCGGCCTCGCCGTGCCGCAGATGCGCGGCTTCGTGGTCGAGAGTCTGATGACGCGCGGCCAGAACGAGGCCTTTACGCTGTACGGCCTGCTCGCGCAGAGCGTCGAGACCGACGACGCGAGAAGCTTCGTCACCTTCCGACTCGACCCGCGCGCCACCTTCTCGGACGGCCGGCCGCTGACGGCCGACGACGTCGTCTTCTCCTGGGCCTTGCTGCGTGACAAGGGCCGGCCCAACCACCGGCAATATTATGCCAAGGTCGCGAAGGCCGAGGTGCTGGATGCGCGCACCGTGCGCTTCGACTTCGGCGGCCAGGGGGACCGCGAGCTGCCGCTGATCCTCGGCCTGATGCCGGTGCTGCCCAGGCACGCCATCAACGCCGAGACGTTCGAGGAAACCTCGATGGCCCCGCCTCTGGGGTCAGGGCCCTACCGCGTCAGCGCGGTGAAACCGGGAGCGACGGTGACGCTGACGCGCAACCCGGACTATTGGGGGCGCGACCTGCCGGTCAATCGGGGCTTATGGAATTTCGACGAGATCCGGCTCGATTATTTTCGCGAGGCCAATGGGCATTTCGAGGCGTTCAAGCGCGGGCTCTATGACTTTCGCGTCGAGTACGAACCGTTGCGCTGGCACGACGGTTACAACTTCGCCGCCGTGAAATCCGGCGAGGTGATCCGCGATGCCATCACCACCGGCCTGCCGAAGCCATCCGAATTCCTGGTGTTCAACACCCGGCGCCCGATCTTTGCCGACATCCGCGTGCGGCAGGCGATGACGCTTTTGTTCGATTTCGAATGGATCAACCGCAGCTATTTCTTCGGCCTCTATGCCCGCTCCGCCGGCTTCTTCCCGGGCTCTGAACTCTCCGCCTATGCGCGCCCGGCCGACGCGCGCGAGCGCGCTCTGCTGGAGCCCTATGCGGCGCAGATGCCGGCCGACATTCTCGACGGCCTCTATCGCCTGCCCGTCTCGGATGGCTCCGGTCGCGACCGCGAAACGTTGCGCCGCGCGCTCGAGCTGCTGGCGGAGACCGGCTTCGACCTCGACGACAACGTGCTGCGCAAGCGCGCCAGCCGGGCGCCGTTCGCCTTCGAGATCCTGGTCACCAGCCGCGACCAGGAGCGCATCGCGCTGGCCTATGCCCGCGACCTCAAGCGGGCCGGCATCGCGATGAACGTGCGCGCGATCGACGCCGTGCAGTTCGACCAGCGCAAGCTTTCCTACGACTTCGACATGATCCAGAACCGCTGGGACCAGTCGC
Coding sequences:
- a CDS encoding PrsW family glutamic-type intramembrane protease yields the protein MYLLESLPTVIGFAAVAPALLALWLVIAADERPRSPALVWAAFGLGAASISILGYARALFAGISGMTDDPALALLLHAVFGIAAPEETVKIAVILLVASRQRRAADPMDAVVYGAAAGLGFAAYENLVYLLQYPEMWRSLAVLRSVLTVPFHGALGIIAGAYIGIARAGHALGARRRDRLAYFRSSALIVLAPWTLHAAFDLPLLVLQQNPEFVGLTRRALEGAGMIVGFGTIALAARLLRRIGNHHATQGDASRHPLRVTWALLIAGGIAGFAGISFLLSSLRHWLSEPDRSVTMLLVPLGLASIGLGLVLLLLASAAYVLGRDRLRIFRSAP
- a CDS encoding HdeD family acid-resistance protein, encoding MTLPPDLDALQSKMSGAVRAHWKAFLIEGIVLVILGLAAILVPPIAGIAITVILGWMFLISGAAGLAMTFWARSSPGFWWSLASAVLGIGAGMILLAKPVQGLLTLTLVVGAYFIAEGVTTIMYALQHRQKLSDRWSWMAFSGAMDLLIAFFIISGLPGSAEWAIGLLVGINMVIGGSSLIGLALAARNKA
- a CDS encoding invasion associated locus B family protein, with product MNFRVLAASVLPRRRVFATLAATALTATVPAPDAFAQAPAPGAPPATAPKAAPKVAPKAAPKGAPAPAAQAPAAPATPEQQVQLIYAPWTKFCLKGQDANAKQVCFTGKDGRIESGQPVIAAVIIEPEGEPKKILRVTLPLGMQLVHGTRVIIDANAPAQSPYVICFANGCMSDYEVTPELLANLKKGQNLIVQAINSNGAPLTLPLPLAEFAKAYDGPPTDPKVFEETQKKLQEELQKRAAEARAKLEATPPAGAAPANPAAK
- a CDS encoding extracellular solute-binding protein, whose protein sequence is MVWSLLAVWTIAPLAAEPRHAIAMHGEPALPANFTAMPYVNPAAPKGGRLVYGVHGTFDSLNPFIVRGLAVPQMRGFVVESLMTRGQNEAFTLYGLLAQSVETDDARSFVTFRLDPRATFSDGRPLTADDVVFSWALLRDKGRPNHRQYYAKVAKAEVLDARTVRFDFGGQGDRELPLILGLMPVLPRHAINAETFEETSMAPPLGSGPYRVSAVKPGATVTLTRNPDYWGRDLPVNRGLWNFDEIRLDYFREANGHFEAFKRGLYDFRVEYEPLRWHDGYNFAAVKSGEVIRDAITTGLPKPSEFLVFNTRRPIFADIRVRQAMTLLFDFEWINRSYFFGLYARSAGFFPGSELSAYARPADARERALLEPYAAQMPADILDGLYRLPVSDGSGRDRETLRRALELLAETGFDLDDNVLRKRASRAPFAFEILVTSRDQERIALAYARDLKRAGIAMNVRAIDAVQFDQRKLSYDFDMIQNRWDQSLSPGNEQSFYWGSEAASLPGTRNYMGAKDPAIDALIATMLVTRDRAPFVDAVRALDRVLIAGFYAIPLYHVREQWIARWNRIERPQASALTGYLPESWWTQIPDRK